From a single Polycladomyces subterraneus genomic region:
- the spoIIIAG gene encoding stage III sporulation protein AG: MFRRLLEQLEGSGAQGKSRIQSFRWLILLGCLGAGMMILSSFFSVHDEVVPPDSARKLQPAVETAGKKSSDKMTIHDYEAEYESQLSETLSKIVGVKDVTVMINMASTEEEVLAKDSRTQEQTTDENDRRGGTRKIQEQSEDEKVVLYRGDDGEQPIVVKRLKPVVTGVLIVAKGAENLQVKAAIIEAVQRVLDVPIHRISVLPKG, translated from the coding sequence GTGTTTAGACGGCTGTTGGAACAGTTGGAAGGAAGCGGCGCGCAAGGGAAATCACGCATCCAATCATTTCGGTGGTTGATTCTGCTGGGGTGTTTGGGGGCCGGGATGATGATCCTCTCTTCGTTTTTCTCCGTCCATGACGAAGTGGTTCCGCCGGATTCCGCCCGCAAACTGCAACCTGCAGTGGAAACTGCCGGAAAAAAGTCGTCGGATAAAATGACGATCCATGATTACGAAGCCGAATATGAATCCCAATTATCCGAGACACTCAGCAAAATCGTCGGCGTGAAAGATGTCACCGTGATGATCAACATGGCATCCACGGAAGAAGAGGTGCTGGCCAAGGATTCACGAACGCAGGAGCAGACGACGGATGAAAACGACCGCAGAGGGGGAACGCGAAAGATCCAGGAACAAAGTGAGGATGAAAAAGTGGTGCTGTACCGTGGGGATGACGGGGAGCAACCCATCGTTGTCAAACGGTTGAAGCCAGTCGTAACGGGAGTGTTGATCGTGGCCAAAGGGGCGGAAAATCTGCAGGTGAAAGCCGCTATCATCGAAGCTGTTCAACGGGTGCTGGACGTCCCAATCCACAGGATATCCGTATTGCCAAAAGGGTGA
- the spoIIIAF gene encoding stage III sporulation protein AF, producing MMELISDWLRQIVLLVLIATFIDLLLPNHSMDRYVKLVMGLLIILAILSPVFSLIRKDWDVSALAFRNGGTDVQDMTSLESIRRHGEMLGRTQDQLIKEQAEDQMAQSIRREIEDRFHVTVSSVQVKAATPADNNRPPGVSLVSLAVIPEGPGSQEGRTSVAPVKEVGPVEIDTMKQEPVEQEQERAGDDALSRRIRTYLQETWHLRPSQIRVSVEQVG from the coding sequence ATGATGGAACTGATCAGCGATTGGCTGCGGCAGATCGTTTTGCTTGTTCTCATCGCCACATTCATCGATCTCCTGTTGCCCAATCATTCGATGGACCGGTATGTGAAGCTCGTCATGGGTCTTTTGATCATCCTGGCCATTTTGTCCCCTGTCTTCTCTCTGATCCGTAAAGACTGGGACGTCTCCGCCCTGGCATTTCGAAACGGCGGTACCGATGTTCAAGACATGACATCATTGGAATCGATCCGGCGACACGGGGAAATGTTGGGCCGGACGCAGGACCAGTTGATCAAGGAGCAGGCAGAGGACCAAATGGCCCAATCGATCCGGCGGGAGATCGAGGACCGTTTCCACGTCACCGTTTCCTCCGTACAAGTCAAAGCCGCTACACCTGCAGATAATAACCGGCCGCCCGGTGTCTCACTCGTTTCGTTGGCGGTCATACCGGAAGGCCCTGGCTCACAGGAGGGACGGACGTCGGTGGCACCGGTCAAGGAGGTGGGGCCGGTCGAGATCGACACAATGAAACAGGAACCGGTGGAGCAGGAGCAGGAGAGGGCAGGGGACGACGCGCTGTCTCGCCGCATCCGTACCTACTTGCAGGAGACATGGCATTTGCGCCCCAGCCAGATCCGTGTGTCGGTGGAACAAGTAGGTTAG
- the spoIIIAE gene encoding stage III sporulation protein AE produces the protein MMRRRWSILVFLTLFWILAPSIVQAASEASLQDRVVKTQLDQLQTQDLESYWKQLQQEYGKFFPGQQPPSLFDLILSKSRDGFQLSDVLQGMLRYFFHEVLYNGKLMGTIIILTVFSMLLQTLQTAFEQNQVSKVAYAVAFMVIIILAIDSFSTAVDSAKSAIHTMIQFMLALVPLVLTLLASMGNIGSVAMFHPLIVFMIHAIGTLIYTVVFPLLFFSAVLGIVSCLSEKYKVNQLANLLRRISVGLLGSLLTVFLAVISVQGATAAVADGVTIRTAKYVAGNFVPVVGRLFSDAADTVIGASLLVKNAVGMAGVLILLLISAFPAVKILSLAFIYNFSAAVMQPLGNSPIIQCLNIIGKTLIYVFASLATVGLMFFLAVTIIVAAGNISVMMR, from the coding sequence ATGATGCGCAGACGATGGTCCATACTAGTGTTCTTGACTCTTTTCTGGATCTTGGCGCCGTCGATCGTACAGGCCGCCTCGGAGGCGTCCTTGCAGGATCGCGTAGTGAAGACGCAGTTGGATCAATTGCAGACACAGGATCTGGAGTCCTACTGGAAACAACTGCAACAAGAATACGGCAAGTTTTTTCCCGGTCAACAACCCCCCAGTCTGTTTGATTTGATCCTGTCCAAATCGCGGGACGGGTTTCAGCTGAGTGACGTATTGCAGGGCATGTTGCGTTACTTTTTTCACGAGGTGCTGTACAACGGAAAATTGATGGGCACGATCATCATTCTGACAGTGTTCAGTATGTTGCTCCAGACACTGCAGACAGCGTTCGAGCAGAATCAGGTAAGCAAAGTGGCGTATGCAGTGGCGTTCATGGTCATCATCATTCTGGCCATCGACAGCTTTTCCACCGCCGTCGATTCCGCCAAATCGGCAATCCATACCATGATCCAGTTCATGCTCGCACTGGTGCCGCTCGTGTTGACGCTTTTGGCTTCGATGGGCAATATCGGCTCGGTCGCGATGTTCCACCCGCTGATCGTGTTCATGATTCACGCAATCGGTACGCTGATCTATACGGTTGTCTTTCCGCTCTTGTTCTTCTCGGCGGTATTGGGCATTGTCAGCTGTTTGTCCGAAAAGTACAAGGTGAACCAGTTGGCTAATTTATTGCGCAGAATCAGTGTGGGCTTGCTGGGGTCACTGCTCACGGTCTTTCTCGCTGTAATCTCGGTACAGGGGGCCACGGCGGCGGTGGCGGACGGTGTGACGATTCGAACGGCCAAGTATGTGGCGGGCAACTTTGTTCCCGTGGTGGGGCGCTTGTTTTCCGACGCGGCAGATACCGTGATTGGTGCGTCCCTTTTAGTCAAAAACGCTGTCGGTATGGCGGGAGTGTTGATCCTCCTGTTGATCAGCGCGTTTCCTGCGGTCAAGATTTTGTCGCTCGCTTTCATCTACAACTTTTCGGCGGCGGTGATGCAACCCTTGGGAAACAGTCCGATCATCCAATGCCTCAACATCATCGGCAAAACGCTCATCTACGTGTTTGCGTCGCTGGCCACCGTAGGGTTGATGTTTTTCCTGGCTGTCACGATTATCGTCGCGGCGGGAAATATCTCGGTCATGATGCGGTAG
- the spoIIIAD gene encoding stage III sporulation protein AD, translating into MEIIQVVGLGLIATFLILIIKEQKPMFAFLLATFVGVIIFIALADKIADVIRVIESLAEQAKVNTLFLGTILKIIGIAYIAEFGAQVTRDAGQNAIASKIELAGKILIMVMAIPIITLIIETVMQILPS; encoded by the coding sequence GTGGAAATCATTCAGGTGGTCGGCCTCGGTTTGATCGCCACGTTTTTGATCCTGATCATCAAAGAACAAAAACCGATGTTCGCCTTCCTGTTGGCCACATTTGTCGGGGTCATCATCTTTATCGCATTGGCAGACAAAATCGCCGATGTGATCCGGGTGATCGAATCCCTGGCGGAACAGGCGAAGGTCAACACGCTTTTTCTGGGGACGATCCTCAAGATTATCGGCATTGCCTACATCGCCGAATTCGGTGCGCAAGTAACGCGGGACGCCGGTCAAAATGCGATCGCGTCAAAGATTGAACTGGCGGGCAAAATCCTCATCATGGTGATGGCGATTCCTATCATCACGCTGATCATCGAAACTGTGATGCAAATTTTGCCCTCATAA
- the spoIIIAC gene encoding stage III sporulation protein AC yields MPFNVDAVFQIAGIGIIVAMIHTILKQMGKEDWAHWVTLIGFVVVLFMVAMLIQDLFQTIKNVFLFRP; encoded by the coding sequence ATGCCATTCAACGTCGACGCCGTCTTTCAGATCGCGGGGATCGGGATTATCGTGGCGATGATTCACACGATCCTCAAACAGATGGGAAAAGAGGACTGGGCCCATTGGGTGACGCTGATCGGGTTTGTCGTGGTGTTGTTCATGGTCGCCATGCTGATCCAAGATCTGTTTCAAACGATTAAAAACGTCTTCTTGTTCCGACCGTGA
- the spoIIIAB gene encoding stage III sporulation protein SpoIIIAB has protein sequence MMKLLGAVFILVASSTAGFRVAKRYADRPRQIRALLQSLAILETEIVYGSRPLAEVMIHIADREPSSVGKLFWECGTRLRALDGASAYECWRRAIEAIWEQTAMRQPEREILLHFGQTLGVSDRQDQLQHIRMAMAHLQAEEQHARDEQARYEKMCKSLGILGGALLAILMY, from the coding sequence ATGATGAAACTGCTGGGTGCCGTCTTCATCCTGGTCGCTTCCTCCACCGCCGGTTTTCGCGTCGCCAAGCGGTATGCTGACCGACCTCGCCAGATCCGTGCCTTGCTACAATCGTTGGCCATTTTGGAAACGGAGATTGTGTATGGTTCACGTCCGCTGGCGGAAGTGATGATTCATATCGCCGATCGCGAACCGTCCTCTGTGGGAAAGCTGTTTTGGGAATGCGGAACCCGTTTACGCGCCTTGGACGGCGCATCAGCCTATGAATGTTGGAGAAGGGCGATCGAGGCGATTTGGGAGCAAACGGCCATGCGTCAACCGGAGCGGGAGATCCTGCTCCATTTCGGACAGACGTTGGGGGTCTCCGACCGTCAAGACCAATTGCAACACATTCGGATGGCCATGGCTCATCTGCAGGCGGAGGAACAGCACGCTCGGGACGAGCAGGCTCGATATGAGAAAATGTGCAAAAGCCTGGGCATTCTGGGGGGAGCCTTGCTGGCCATCCTGATGTACTGA
- the spoIIIAA gene encoding stage III sporulation protein AA produces the protein MDAILPVLPPSIRDVIAALPEEVRQRVEEIRIRENRPLEVVTAEGTGFVATGGRWRTHAERSYVPNREDCTKLLNLISQHSLYALEEELRRGYVTVDGGHRIGLAGKVVVENGKVKHLRDVTGFNIRLARQVKGTGKPLIPYVFRPDRVENVLIVSPPQCGKTTLLRDLARIASAGEWGVKPRKVGIVDERSEIAGCLRGVPQHDVGPRTDVLDACPKAEGMMMMIRSMSPEILVVDEIGRKEDSEAVYEAVFAGVNLFVTAHGRSLDEICRRPGLTALIREGVFTRVVLLSRRLRPGTIEGIYDSSLKRMDRERSVRAR, from the coding sequence CTGGATGCCATTTTACCGGTCCTCCCGCCGTCCATACGGGATGTCATTGCCGCACTTCCTGAGGAAGTTCGGCAACGCGTGGAGGAGATTCGCATTCGGGAAAACCGCCCGTTGGAGGTGGTGACAGCGGAAGGGACCGGTTTTGTCGCGACGGGAGGGAGATGGAGGACCCATGCTGAGCGTTCGTATGTCCCCAATAGAGAGGATTGCACCAAACTGTTGAATCTGATTAGCCAACATTCCCTCTATGCATTGGAAGAAGAGCTTCGGCGTGGGTACGTGACGGTGGACGGCGGCCACCGGATCGGCTTAGCCGGGAAGGTGGTGGTGGAGAACGGGAAAGTGAAGCATTTGCGCGATGTGACCGGATTCAATATCCGGTTGGCCCGTCAGGTGAAAGGGACGGGGAAGCCGTTGATCCCTTATGTGTTTCGACCGGATCGCGTGGAAAACGTGCTGATCGTCTCACCGCCACAATGCGGTAAAACCACGTTATTGCGCGACCTCGCGCGCATCGCCAGCGCTGGGGAATGGGGCGTGAAGCCCCGGAAGGTCGGTATTGTGGACGAGCGTTCGGAAATTGCGGGATGTTTACGAGGCGTTCCGCAACATGATGTCGGACCGCGTACTGATGTGTTGGACGCCTGCCCCAAGGCTGAGGGCATGATGATGATGATCCGGTCGATGTCCCCGGAGATTCTGGTGGTGGACGAAATCGGTCGCAAAGAAGACAGCGAAGCGGTTTACGAAGCTGTTTTTGCCGGGGTGAATCTGTTTGTCACGGCGCATGGACGTTCCCTGGATGAGATTTGTCGTCGTCCCGGATTGACCGCGCTGATTCGAGAGGGTGTCTTCACCCGGGTGGTGTTGTTGAGTCGCCGCCTTCGTCCCGGCACGATCGAGGGGATTTATGACAGTTCGCTCAAGAGGATGGATCGGGAGCGATCGGTGCGGGCAAGATGA
- a CDS encoding CD1247 N-terminal domain-containing protein → MDTMQHNDLHKDIAFIQGMMEGSGQINQRMEGKVLSRLLTLVDDLIEEVHQLNLRLGELEEYVEAVDEDLNELELLVYDDEEDEDENAGFFEMECPKCGEQVLIDDDIFDDDDTYEVLCPECHTVLLVNDDDESGRKTEESETEQMPLS, encoded by the coding sequence ATGGATACCATGCAGCACAATGATTTACACAAGGATATCGCGTTTATTCAAGGCATGATGGAAGGATCGGGTCAAATCAATCAGCGCATGGAGGGGAAAGTACTCTCCCGCCTGTTGACATTGGTCGATGATTTAATCGAAGAAGTGCATCAATTGAATCTGCGATTGGGCGAATTGGAAGAGTACGTGGAAGCGGTGGATGAAGACCTAAACGAATTGGAGCTGTTAGTATACGACGACGAAGAAGACGAGGATGAGAATGCTGGATTTTTTGAGATGGAGTGTCCCAAGTGCGGGGAACAAGTGTTGATCGATGATGACATTTTCGACGATGATGACACATATGAAGTGCTTTGTCCTGAATGTCATACGGTATTGCTCGTCAATGATGATGATGAGTCCGGTCGGAAGACGGAGGAGTCGGAAACGGAACAAATGCCTCTTTCCTGA
- a CDS encoding MFS transporter: protein MTVASPRQNKDASRHHSWRDISVLSSVPLLMVLGNSMIIPALPSIRESLGITSLQVSMLITLFSVPAGIIIPLAGILSDRFGRKIIIAISLLIYGAGGIVAGLSAFGSYPLMLTGRIIQGIGAAGTAPIAMALVSDLYKGNERSQVLGMIEAANGLGKVISPILGSLIALISWSALFFTFPVLVVPAVAALWWIIQEPRREGDVPTLSQYKDHVIKTFRRQGKWLSVAFLSGSVTLFIIFGVLFYLSDLLEKRYGIDGVSKGLILAIPLSAMSSTSYWCGNHIDQNVKRMKHFIITGLFTVSVVMALVPFITNTYLLLGVLFVGGIGSGLVLPCLNTLITSAVNTTERGIITSLYNGVRFLGVAMGPPTFGALADSKWWLFGGSSALTAITGILAAFVIHRPKRLRGTGGQSRLLMRKKQLQQI, encoded by the coding sequence ATGACGGTTGCATCCCCCAGGCAAAACAAGGACGCCTCTCGTCACCACTCATGGCGGGACATCTCTGTATTGAGTTCGGTTCCGCTTTTGATGGTGTTGGGGAATTCCATGATCATTCCCGCTTTACCATCGATTCGTGAATCACTGGGGATTACGTCACTGCAAGTCAGTATGCTGATCACTTTGTTTTCTGTTCCCGCAGGCATCATCATTCCTTTGGCCGGTATATTGTCCGACCGGTTCGGCCGAAAAATAATCATTGCCATCAGTTTACTGATTTATGGTGCGGGTGGGATTGTAGCCGGGTTGTCCGCATTCGGGTCCTATCCCCTGATGTTGACCGGTCGCATCATTCAAGGAATCGGGGCTGCAGGGACCGCACCAATCGCCATGGCCCTGGTGAGTGACCTATACAAAGGCAATGAGCGCAGTCAGGTTCTCGGCATGATCGAAGCAGCGAATGGATTGGGGAAAGTGATCAGCCCGATTCTCGGATCATTGATCGCCCTGATTTCGTGGTCGGCCCTTTTCTTCACCTTTCCTGTGCTGGTCGTTCCTGCTGTTGCCGCATTGTGGTGGATCATTCAGGAACCGCGGCGCGAAGGGGATGTTCCTACCTTGTCACAGTACAAAGATCATGTGATCAAAACGTTCCGTCGCCAAGGGAAATGGTTGTCGGTCGCTTTTTTGTCCGGCTCCGTTACGCTGTTCATTATCTTCGGAGTATTGTTCTACCTGTCCGATTTGCTGGAAAAACGATATGGGATCGACGGTGTGAGCAAAGGATTGATCCTGGCCATTCCGCTGTCGGCCATGAGCAGCACCTCCTATTGGTGTGGCAATCATATCGATCAAAACGTCAAACGGATGAAGCATTTCATTATCACTGGTCTGTTCACCGTATCAGTTGTCATGGCACTTGTGCCCTTCATCACCAACACATACCTTCTGTTAGGGGTTCTGTTTGTCGGCGGAATCGGTTCGGGGTTGGTTCTCCCTTGTTTAAATACCTTGATCACATCTGCGGTGAATACGACGGAACGGGGTATTATCACATCACTGTACAACGGTGTCCGCTTTTTGGGTGTAGCCATGGGCCCTCCTACTTTCGGAGCTCTGGCCGACAGCAAATGGTGGTTGTTCGGTGGTTCTTCCGCCCTCACCGCCATCACGGGAATCTTAGCTGCCTTCGTGATTCATCGACCAAAACGACTGAGGGGAACGGGTGGTCAATCACGCCTCTTAATGCGCAAAAAACAACTTCAGCAAATATGA
- a CDS encoding phosphosulfolactate synthase, producing MKSLPVMCWPQKMIDPSGIRQSKPRTTGCTMILDKGLGLSAFRDLVASAGEYIDWIKLGFGTPALTPIPILREKLAIAQSREVILYPGGTMFEVAHAQNQVEHYFSALVELGFTYMEISDGTVDLSRKERDHYIRAALANGLNVITEIGKKADGSFTPIPLLTETYHRDRDAGAAYVIVEGRESGKNVGIYNEKGEADLDYLFTVHEQIGSRFLIWEAPQKSQQVQLLQALGPDIHLGNVSPQESLAVEALRRGLRSDTFAIGLRMERQE from the coding sequence ATGAAATCGTTGCCGGTGATGTGTTGGCCTCAGAAAATGATTGATCCATCCGGCATCCGTCAATCCAAACCACGTACGACCGGATGCACGATGATACTGGACAAAGGCTTGGGACTTTCCGCTTTTCGTGATCTGGTTGCGTCGGCGGGAGAGTATATCGACTGGATCAAACTGGGTTTCGGCACGCCAGCACTGACCCCTATTCCGATTTTGCGAGAAAAACTGGCCATCGCGCAATCACGAGAGGTGATCTTGTATCCGGGGGGAACGATGTTTGAGGTGGCCCATGCCCAGAACCAGGTGGAACATTACTTTTCCGCTTTGGTCGAACTGGGGTTCACTTACATGGAAATTTCCGACGGTACCGTGGATCTATCTCGTAAGGAGCGGGATCATTACATTCGTGCCGCCTTGGCCAACGGGTTGAACGTCATCACGGAGATCGGTAAAAAAGCGGACGGTTCGTTCACCCCCATCCCGCTGCTAACGGAAACTTATCACCGCGACCGTGATGCAGGAGCCGCTTACGTCATTGTCGAGGGACGTGAATCGGGGAAAAATGTCGGGATATACAATGAAAAAGGAGAAGCCGATCTGGATTACCTGTTCACCGTTCATGAACAAATCGGTTCTCGGTTTTTGATCTGGGAAGCGCCGCAGAAATCCCAACAGGTGCAATTGCTCCAAGCGCTGGGTCCCGACATACACCTGGGCAACGTATCTCCACAGGAATCGCTCGCGGTTGAAGCGCTCCGACGCGGTCTTCGCTCGGACACGTTTGCTATCGGACTACGCATGGAGCGCCAAGAATGA
- a CDS encoding 2-phosphosulfolactate phosphatase, whose protein sequence is MMHISVCPHVDEVQMDRLHNKTVIVIDVFRAMSCIVTAFAHGTTHVVPHVTVNEAKQSAKQDGLLLGGERYGKRLEGSDLGNSPRDYTSPLVNGRGIALTTTNGTRALIKASKGAHILVGCFLNALACTERACSLQRDVVFLCSGTRGTFSLEDGTAAGLMIDLILKKVPHAVCDDLGQSMQACYLGCRDRLEEFLSLSQSGQRLLRMGAQEDLRDCLEVDRYSIVPVWEQGRIISI, encoded by the coding sequence ATGATGCATATCTCCGTTTGTCCCCATGTGGATGAAGTACAAATGGACCGGCTGCACAATAAAACCGTCATCGTGATCGACGTGTTCCGCGCGATGAGCTGCATTGTTACCGCATTTGCCCACGGTACCACCCATGTTGTTCCACATGTCACTGTCAATGAAGCCAAACAATCCGCCAAACAGGACGGGCTGTTGCTGGGCGGTGAACGATACGGCAAACGCTTGGAAGGATCCGATCTGGGCAATTCCCCCCGTGATTACACGTCTCCCCTCGTAAACGGACGGGGAATCGCCCTCACGACCACCAACGGGACGCGTGCCTTGATCAAGGCGTCCAAAGGCGCTCACATTTTGGTCGGCTGCTTTCTCAACGCGCTCGCTTGCACGGAACGGGCCTGTTCCCTTCAGCGAGATGTGGTATTTCTATGCTCCGGTACACGCGGCACATTTTCCCTGGAGGACGGGACAGCTGCAGGACTCATGATCGACCTCATCTTGAAAAAGGTTCCCCACGCGGTCTGCGACGATCTGGGCCAATCCATGCAGGCCTGTTATTTGGGATGCCGCGATCGGTTGGAAGAATTCCTCTCATTGAGTCAGTCCGGTCAACGATTGCTGCGCATGGGAGCACAGGAAGATTTACGTGACTGCCTGGAAGTGGACCGCTATTCGATTGTCCCTGTGTGGGAACAAGGTCGGATTATTTCCATTTAA